A genomic window from Gossypium hirsutum isolate 1008001.06 chromosome D12, Gossypium_hirsutum_v2.1, whole genome shotgun sequence includes:
- the LOC121203437 gene encoding probable methyltransferase PMT14 — MVSKHNPSGNKKRSPLSIFAVIGLCCFFYILGAWQRSGFGKGDSIALEVTKQADCSILTNLNFETHHNDVEIVEPSKPKAQVFKPCDVKYTDYTPCQEQDRAMKFPRDNMIYRERHCPPEEEKLHCLIPAPKGYMTPFEWPKSCDYVHYANVPHKSLTVEKAVQNWVQFKGNVFKFPGGGTMFPQGADAYIDELASVIPIADGSVRTALDTGCGVASWGAYMLKRNVLAMSFAPRDNHEAQVQFALERGVPAVIGVLGSINLPYPSRAFDMAQCSRCLIPWTANDGMYLMEVDRVLRPGGYWVLSGPPINWKTYYQVWKRTKEDLKAEQKKIEELAEQLCWEKKYEKGDIAIFRKKVNDKSCRRNSANMCKPRGSDDVWYKKMETCITPFPKVSSASEVAGGELKKFPARLFAVPPHISKGLVEGVSVESYQEDNKLWKKHVNAYKRINRLIGTARYRNVMDMNAGLGGFAAALESPKSWVMNVVPTIGKDTLGVIYERGLIGIYHDWCEGFSTYPRTYDLIHANGVFSLYQDKCSFEDILLEMDRILRPEGAVIFRDDVDVLNKVRKIAGGMRWDTKMNDHEDGPLVPEKILVAVKQYWVGGIKGNSTSSAE, encoded by the exons ATGGTATCCAAGCACAATCCATCGGGCAACAAAAAACGGAGCCCACTATCTATATTTGCTGTTATTGGTTTGTGTTGTTTCTTCTACATTCTGGGAGCATGGCAGCGAAGTGGTTTTGGCAAAGGAGATAGCATAGCATTGGAAGTAACAAAGCAGGCAGACTGCAGTATCTTAACAAATTTGAACTTTGAAACACATCACAACGATGTAGAGATTGTTGAGCCTTCCAAACCAAAAGCTCAGGTGTTTAAGCCGTGTGATGTAAAATACACTGATTACACCCCTTGCCAAGAGCAAGACCGAGCCATGAAGTTTCCCAGGGATAACATGATTTACCGGGAAAGACACTGTCCCCCCGAAGAAGAAAAACTACACTGTCTCATTCCAGCACCCAAAGGGTATATGACACCATTTGAATGGCCAAAGAGTTGTGACTATGTCCATTATGCTAATGTTCCTCACAAAAGCCTAACAGTTGAGAAGGCTGTCCAGAACTGGGTACAGTTCAAAGGAAATGTGTTCAAATTTCCAGGAGGAGGAACTATGTTCCCTCAAGGTGCAGATGCGTATATTGATGAGCTTGCCTCTGTCATCCCGATAGCAGACGGTTCTGTCAGAACAGCATTGGATACTGGTTGTGGA GTTGCAAGTTGGGGTGCCTACATGCTGAAGAGAAATGTTCTGGCTATGTCTTTTGCACCTCGGGACAATCATGAAGCACAGGTTCAGTTTGCACTGGAGCGAGGTGTGCCTGCTGTAATTGGTGTTCTTGGATCCATTAatcttccatatccatcaagagcaTTTGATATGGCTCAGTGTTCTCGATGCCTAATACCATGGACTGCAAATG ATGGAATGTACTTAATGGAAGTTGATAGAGTCCTGAGGCCTGGTGGATACTGGGTGTTGTCTGGCCCTCCAATTAATTGGAAGACCTACTACCAAGTTTGGAAGCGAACTAAGGAAGATCTTAAGGCTGAGCAAAAAAAGATTGAAGAGTTAGCTGAGCAACTTTGCTGGGAGAAAAAATATGAGAAGGGAGATATTGCTATTTTTAGGAAAAAAGTTAATGACAAATCCTGCCGCAGGAATTCTGCCAATATGTGTAAACCTAGGGGTTCAGATGATGTTTG GTACAAGAAAATGGAAACATGCATAACCCCTTTCCCTAAGGTAAGTAGTGCAAGTGAAGTGGCAGGAGGGGAACTGAAGAAGTTCCCAGCTAGGCTTTTTGCTGTCCCTCCTCATATATCCAAAGGACTTGTTGAGGGGGTCTCTGTTGAATCTTACCAAGAGGACAATAAGCTTTGGAagaagcatgtaaatgcttacaaAAGGATAAATAGATTGATTGGTACTGCAAGATACAGAAACGTGATGGACATGAATGCCGGTCTTGGAGGATTTGCAGCAGCTCTCGAATCACCCAAGTCTTGGGTGATGAATGTTGTGCCCACAATTGGCAAGGACACCTTAGGTGTGATCTATGAGAGAGGTCTAATTGGAATATATCATGACTG GTGCGAAGGTTTCTCTACGTATCCAAGAACATATGACCTTATTCATGCTAATGGTGTCTTTAGCTTGTATCAAGATAA GTGTAGCTTTGAAGACATCCTTCTGGAAATGGATCGCATTTTACGGCCTGAAGGGGCTGTGATATTCCGGGATGATGTCGATGTCCTAAACAAGGTTAGGAAAATTGCTGGAGGCATGAGATGGGACACCAAGATGAATGATCACGAGGATGGTCCCCTTGTGCCAGAGAAAATTCTAGTTGCAGTTAAACAGTACTGGGTTGGTGGTATCAAAGGAAACAGTACATCCAGTGCTGAATAA
- the LOC121224301 gene encoding uncharacterized protein has translation MGLLSWFRGDSKPQTQTAPKFDETPKPVPGMNGAVEIPRSESVTVFEFGSLAATADNVTLAGFCPVSDELEPCRWEILSAKESDAPQFRVVF, from the coding sequence ATGGGTCTTCTTTCTTGGTTCAGAGGTGACTCCAAACCTCAAACCCAAACAGCACCCAAGTTCGATGAGACCCCGAAACCCGTTCCGGGAATGAACGGCGCTGTTGAAATTCCCCGATCCGAGAGTGTTACGGTATTCGAGTTCGGGTCCTTAGCCGCTACTGCAGATAATGTTACGTTAGCCGGATTCTGCCCCGTGTCCGACGAGCTCGAGCCTTGCCGCTGGGAGATTTTGTCCGCCAAGGAATCCGACGCTCCCCAGTTTCGTGTCGTCTTTTGA
- the LOC121224302 gene encoding non-specific lipid-transfer protein 8: MMGSRIKISALGVTMLLLLIAPTSNAAISCSVVIKDLRPCVNYLTKGSGKPPSACCAGASALASATSSSADNKAACECIKSASKNIKPNNQLAQALPSNCGITLPVTISPNVDCSKVG; the protein is encoded by the exons ATGATGGGTTCGAGAATCAAAATCTCAGCTCTGGGTGTTACTATGCTTCTGCTGTTGATTGCCCCAACTTCCAACGCTGCCATTTCGTGCAGTGTTGTGATAAAGGACCTGAGGCCTTGCGTGAACTATCTTACGAAGGGGAGCGGAAAACCACCGTCCGCTTGTTGTGCGGGAGCCTCCGCTCTGGCATCCGCCACCTCGTCGTCTGCCGACAATAAGGCTGCTTGTGAATGCATCAAATCAGCGTCTAAGAATATTAAACCCAATAACCAGTTAGCTCAGGCTCTTCCTTCTAATTGTGGAATCACTTTGCCCGTCACCATTTCACCAAATGTCGATTGTTCCAA GGTTGGTTGA
- the LOC107946718 gene encoding pentatricopeptide repeat-containing protein At1g32415, mitochondrial produces the protein MRAITLSKASHSLLRYYLIHVRSQPIFSIHFLYVRSFESQSIFLNTHHSKLTFNDSQLLPLLSNHRLWEARNLLDRMPQRSNHGRVIHLTSLISKFSRNGFVNEAKALFEIMPERNIVSYNAMLSSFINSGRIGEARRFFEEMPERNVVSWTSMLCGLLESGRVLEGKRFFDNMPEKNVVSWNSMIGGLIKNGDLDEARLIFDAMPVRNIISSNTMIYGYAENCRMKEARDLFEAMEDRNVVTWTSMIAGYCRAGEVNEGYCLFCRMPERNIVSWTAMIGGFTWNGFYEEALLLFLEMTNYEIRPNTETFVSLAYACAGMGFPCLGKQLHAQVIVAGLEYDDYDGRLSRSLIQMYSVFGIMDFAYYIFKKNLNNSSVQSCNAMITGYVRTGQLEKAQYVFDISPIRDKISWTSMIDGYLSIGQVFQASHLFNNMPEKDAVAWTTMISGYVQNEHFIEATALFLEMRAQGVFPLNATYSVLLGASGATANLDMGRQIHCMLEKTRYEFDLILENSLISMYAKCGLIDDAYNIFSTMVSRDLISWNSMIMGFSHHGLANETLKVFEAMLESGCHPNSITFLGILSACSHVGLISKALELFKSMSDIYRIEPGLEHYVSIVNLLGRAGRVKEAEEFVRSLPFEPDCAIWGALLSVCGLSETGAEIAKHAARKLLELDPMNAPAHVVLCNIYAARGLHMAEQKLRKEMGLKGVRKAPGCSWIQLNGRVHVFKSGDKLHQQADEVLSLLFGISDKSCKSISLRL, from the coding sequence ATGCGCGCCATCACTTTGTCAAAAGCCTCACATTCTCTTCTTCGCTACTATCTCATCCATGTTCGTTCCCAACCCATTTTCTCAATCCATTTCCTCTATGTTCGTTCCTTTGAATCTCAATCCATTTTTTTAAATACTCATCACTCAAAACTCACGTTCAATGATTCACAACTCCTCCCTTTGCTATCCAATCACCGTCTCTGGGAAGCTCGTAACCTGCTCGACAGAATGCCCCAAAGAAGCAACCATGGCCGCGTTATTCACTTAACTTCTCTTATCTCGAAGTTCTCTAGAAATGGTTTTGTTAATGAAGCCAAAGCGCTGTTTGAAATTATGCCTGAGAGGAATATTGTTAGTTATAATGCTATGTTGTCGAGTTTTATAAACAGTGGGAGGATTGGTGAAGCGAGAAGGTTTTTTGAGGAAATGCCCGAGAGGAATGTGGTTTCGTGGACTTCGATGTTATGTGGGTTGCTGGAAAGTGGTAGAGTTCTTGAGGGAAAGAGATTTTTTGATAATATGCCTGAAAAGAATGTTGTATCGTGGAATTCTATGATAGGTGGGCTGATTAAGAACGGGGATTTGGACGAGGCAAGGTTGATTTTTGATGCAATGCCGGTCCGTAAcataatttcatcaaacactATGATTTATGGGTATGCTGAGAACTGTAGGATGAAAGAAGCTAGAGATTTGTTTGAGGCAATGGAGGATAGAAATGTGGTTACTTGGACTAGTATGATAGCAGGTTATTGCAGAGCTGGTGAAGTGAATGAAGGGTATTGTTTGTTTTGTAGAATGCCTGAGAGGAATATTGTTTCTTGGACTGCCATGATTGGAGGGTTTACTTGGAATGGTTTCTATGAAGAAGCCCTGTTGCTCTTTCTTGAAATGACTAACTATGAAATAAGACCAAATACTGAGACTTTTGTATCACTTGCTTATGCTTGTGCTGGAATGGGATTTCCTTGTCTTGGAAAGCAGTTACATGCTCAAGTAATTGTTGCTGGATTGGAGTATGATGATTATGATGGCAGGTTATCTAGGAGCCTCATTCAGATGTATTCAGTTTTTGGTATCATGGACTTTGCATATTATATATTTAAGAAGAACTTGAATAACTCTTCAGTTCAATCTTGTAATGCTATGATCACTGGCTATGTTCGCACTGGACAGTTGGAAAAGGCTCAATATGTGTTTGATATATCACCTATTAGAGATAAGATCTCGTGGACTTCAATGATTGATGGTTATTTAAGCATTGGACAAGTTTTTCAGgcaagtcatttatttaacaacATGCCAGAAAAGGATGCAGTTGCATGGACAACAATGATTTCAGGCTATGtccaaaatgaacattttatagaAGCTACCGCTTTATTTTTGGAGATGCGGGCGCAAGGTGTTTTCCCTTTGAATGCTACATATTCTGTTCTTCTTGGAGCTTCTGGAGCAACCGCAAATCTTGATATGGGGAGACAAATCCATTGCATGCTTGAGAAAACACGAtatgaatttgatttgattcttgaGAATTCCCTTATCTCCATGTATGCCAAATGTGGGTTAATAGACGATGCATATAACATATTCTCAACTATGGTGTCTCGGGATCTGATTTCATGGAATTCAATGATCATGGGATTTTCTCATCATGGGCTAGCAAATGAAACTCTAAAGGTTTTTGAAGCCATGCTGGAATCTGGATGTCACCCAAATTCTATTACCTTTTTGGGTATTCTATCAGCATGTAGTCATGTAGGCCTTATCAGTAAAGCATTGGAATTATTTAAATCAATGAGTGATATTTATCGAATTGAACCTGGTTTAGAGCATTATGTTAGTATAGTCAATCTGTTGGGCAGAGCAGGGAGAGTAAAGGAAGCAGAAGAGTTTGTCAGGAGTCTACCTTTTGAACCAGATTGTGCTATTTGGGGGGCATTACTCAGCGTATGTGGGCTCAGTGAGACAGGTGCTGAGATCGCTAAACATGCTGCCAGGAAACTGCTTGAGCTGGATCCAATGAATGCACCTGCCCACGTGGTTCTCTGCAATATATATGCAGCAAGAGGTCTGCACATGGCAGAGCAGAAATTGAGAAAAGAAATGGGATTGAAAGGAGTAAGAAAAGCCCCTGGGTGTAGTTGGATACAGCTGAATGGGAGAGTTCATGTGTTCAAGTCAGGAGATAAACTTCATCAACAAGCAGATGAAGTTTTATCACTTTTATTTGGGATTTCTGACAAATCATGCAAAAGTATTTCACTCAGGCTTTGA
- the LOC121224303 gene encoding expansin-like B1, whose product MALSLPSLLILLTTLLLMTEATTFIHSRAAYYPNSDEHGTDVGACGFGSFGATINGGDVSAASDLYRNGVGCGDCYQVRCTNSHYCSDKGVTVVITDQGSGPNTDFILSRRAFGRMAQTKDAAASLLALGVVDIEYRRVSCSYPNKNITIKIDENSNYPYYLAFILWYQQGDKDITAVQLCETQNFVCKLLDRSYGAVWTTTSPPSGPLSLRMLLSGEDGDESWIVPVNNIPENWKAGETYDTGVQIDI is encoded by the exons ATGGCTCTCTCTCTTCCATCCCTTCTGATCCTTTTAACAACTTTGCTTCTCATGACAGAGGCAACGACTTTCATCCATTCGCGAGCAGCTTACTACCCAAACTCTGATGAACATGGAACAGATG TGGGTGCATGCGGTTTTGGTTCTTTTGGAGCAACAATAAACGGTGGAGATGTATCAGCAGCGTCTGATCTCTACCGTAATGGTGTAGGCTGTGGTGATTGCTACCAG GTGAGGTGCACCAACAGCCACTATTGCTCAGACAAAGGTGTGACTGTGGTTATAACCGATCAAGGCTCAGGCCCCAATACTGACTTTATCCTGAGCAGACGAGCCTTTGGTAGGATGGCTCAGACAAAAGATGCAGCTGCATCTCTATTAGCCCTTGGAGTTGTTGACATTGAATATAGGCG TGTTTCATGCAGCTACCCCAACAAAAATATTACCATCAAGATAGATGAGAACAGCAACTACCCTTACTATTTAGCATTTATCCTATGGTATCAACAAGGGGATAAGGATATCACAGCTGTGCAGCTATGTGAG ACCCAAAACTTTGTGTGCAAGCTCTTGGATAGGAGTTATGGAGCAGTATGGACAACCACTTCACCACCAAGTGGTCCATTGTCTTTAAGGATGTTATTGAGCGGAGAGGACGGAGATGAATCTTGGATTGTTCCTGTTAACAACATACCAGAAAATTGGAAAGCTGGAGAGACATATGACACGGGAGTACAAATTGATATCTAG
- the LOC107946716 gene encoding haloacid dehalogenase-like hydrolase domain-containing protein Sgpp isoform X1: MTAGENSLQSNKSIPDLAPLEAVLFDVDGTLCDSDPIHHQAFQEMLLEIGFNNGVPIDEEFFIKNIAGRHNDDIAATLFPDDLPMGEKFCEDKEAMFRRLASDKLPPINGLYKLTKWIEDHGLKKAAVTNAPRPNAELMISKLGLKDFFDVVIVGSECEHAKPYPDPYLKALELLKVSKDHTFICEDSASGIRAGVAAGMPVVGLTTRNPENVLMEANPTMLVKDYEDPKLWSALEELDKKGDSLKTAA, from the exons ATGACGGCTGGTGAAAATTCTCTTCAGAG CAATAAATCTATTCCTGATCTTGCTCCTTTGGAAGCAGTATTATTTGATGTTGATGGAACTTTATGTGACTCGGATCCTATCCACCACCAAGCCTTTCAAGAAATGCTCCTAGAG ATTGGTTTCAACAATGGAGTTCCAATTGATGAAGAATTCTTTATCAAAAACATTGCTGGGAGGCACAATGATGATATTGCTGCTACTCTCTTCCCTGATGATTTACCGATGGGCGAAAAGTTCTGTGAAGATAAGGAAGCCATGTTTCGGAG GTTGGCCTCAGACAAGTTGCCACCTATAAACGGATTATATAAACTAACGAAATGGATTGAAGATCATGGGTTGAAGAAAGCTGCTGTTACTAATGCTCCAAGACCTAATGCTGAACTCATGATCTCAAAACTTGGGCTCAaggatttctttgatgttgttatTGTAGGAAGCGAGTGCGAGCATGCCAAACCATACCCAGACCCTTACTTGAAGGCACTTGAACTACTCAAGGTGTCAAAGGATCACACATTTATATGTGAG GACTCTGCATCAGGGATAAGAGCAGGAGTTGCAGCTGGAATGCCTGTTGTGGGGTTGACAACCAGAAATCCTGAAAATGTACTTATGGAAGCCAATCCTACTATGCTTGTAAAGGATTATGAGGATCCGAAGTTATGGTCGGCCTTAGAGGAGCTTGATAAGAAAGGAGATTCTTTGAAAACAGCAGCTTGA
- the LOC107946716 gene encoding haloacid dehalogenase-like hydrolase domain-containing protein Sgpp isoform X2, which translates to MLLEIGFNNGVPIDEEFFIKNIAGRHNDDIAATLFPDDLPMGEKFCEDKEAMFRRLASDKLPPINGLYKLTKWIEDHGLKKAAVTNAPRPNAELMISKLGLKDFFDVVIVGSECEHAKPYPDPYLKALELLKVSKDHTFICEDSASGIRAGVAAGMPVVGLTTRNPENVLMEANPTMLVKDYEDPKLWSALEELDKKGDSLKTAA; encoded by the exons ATGCTCCTAGAG ATTGGTTTCAACAATGGAGTTCCAATTGATGAAGAATTCTTTATCAAAAACATTGCTGGGAGGCACAATGATGATATTGCTGCTACTCTCTTCCCTGATGATTTACCGATGGGCGAAAAGTTCTGTGAAGATAAGGAAGCCATGTTTCGGAG GTTGGCCTCAGACAAGTTGCCACCTATAAACGGATTATATAAACTAACGAAATGGATTGAAGATCATGGGTTGAAGAAAGCTGCTGTTACTAATGCTCCAAGACCTAATGCTGAACTCATGATCTCAAAACTTGGGCTCAaggatttctttgatgttgttatTGTAGGAAGCGAGTGCGAGCATGCCAAACCATACCCAGACCCTTACTTGAAGGCACTTGAACTACTCAAGGTGTCAAAGGATCACACATTTATATGTGAG GACTCTGCATCAGGGATAAGAGCAGGAGTTGCAGCTGGAATGCCTGTTGTGGGGTTGACAACCAGAAATCCTGAAAATGTACTTATGGAAGCCAATCCTACTATGCTTGTAAAGGATTATGAGGATCCGAAGTTATGGTCGGCCTTAGAGGAGCTTGATAAGAAAGGAGATTCTTTGAAAACAGCAGCTTGA